The following are encoded in a window of Anopheles stephensi strain Indian chromosome X, UCI_ANSTEP_V1.0, whole genome shotgun sequence genomic DNA:
- the LOC118509924 gene encoding uncharacterized protein LOC118509924, translating to MKHLLAGLGVLCIALATLHAARIKIPAKSRNDDLFSEDEFTFPVEDKKDPTNFTGNVMKASIVMAEVRNQGKGKFKYAVETENGIEIEQIGKLKNDSKTFVVMGSYTYTGANGKRYRVRYTADEFGYHPITELDLEIPDLNQVQPTQRTISPLKFTTRSTTPRTTTTTTTTTTTTTTTTPKPALEEDGYHYDRPDNAYLPPNNEYLPPQEPDIDYLPPKEDGPRRYEEPADEFLPPKYDLRVGSNE from the exons ATGAAACAT CTGCTAGCAGGACTAGGTGTGCTGTGCATAGCGCTGGCAACACTGCACGCAGCCCGCATCAAGATACCGGCCAAAAGTCGCAACGATGATCTCTTCTCGGAGGATGAGTTTACGTTCCCGGTTGAGGATAAGAAGGACCCGACCAACTTCACCGGTAACGTTATGAAGGCGTCGATCGTGATGGCGGAGGTACGGAACCAGGGCAAGGGAAAGTTTAAGTATGC TGTCGAGACGGAGAATGGTATCGAGATTGAGCAGATTGGAAAGTTAAAGAATGATTCCAAAACATTCGTTGTGATGGGTTCGTACACCTACACCGGTGCTAATGGAAAGCGATACCGGGTCCGGTACACTGCCGACGAGTTTGGTTATCATCCCATTACCGAGCTGGACCTGGAAATTCCCGA TCTAAACCAAGTACAGCCAACGCAGCGAACCATTAGTCCGCTCAAGTTTACGACTCGCTCAACGACGCCCCGAACGactacaaccaccaccaccaccacaaccacgaCTACAACCACCACCCCAAAGCCAGCCCTGGAGGAGGATGGCTACCATTACGATCGTCCGGATAATGCGTACCTACCGCCAAACAATGAGTATCTCCCACCGCAGGAACCGGACATCGACTATCTGCCCCCGAAGGAGGATGGTCCGCGAAGGTACGAAGAACCGGCCGATGAGTTTCTGCCACCAAAGTACGATCTGCGTGTGGGCTCGAATGAGTAA